A genomic region of Bernardetia sp. ABR2-2B contains the following coding sequences:
- a CDS encoding SpoIIE family protein phosphatase encodes MIKYIYLLLFTLFSITPLFAQVGTPPMTGFAPNEYNGAPDIRAIMQSKRGFLYASSTGGNLLEYDGISWKRIAVPCSHINTLVEDKNGNIFFGDMFFSCAAYLRPNKTTGQWETVPINLDLPDSIIAGNNFGIRVRQINGEIYCILRGGAIGKDVSSVYQFKNGKFIPLPLKSASTYTFITQKGIFNVKAKNKVDLYDLNGIKKDSLQIDIETEPSEFYQFNDYSEDEILFLTVFDNLWKYNFKTKETSSFFPSDVTQTLKAAQPLNFNILTNGNIAIGTVQKGVFIVDKNGNIIKNISTAEGLRDNIVMATTQDKQNQLWTALYNGINRIDINAPLSVWTKENGILGSTTHNIVKYKDTYFAATISNVVFFDKNENTWKPVKGTNIENFIAGILTLSDQKEHLFIGNINGLQEVIKDNKEGWIAKNIIESNRQLRLRTVTNHPSAPNKIYAWGLANLGYFKYNEPSNELKRIEALEGVRVVSGLTQRIENSIWTIAVEKQQPVRIELPTEKMTIIPYDTAFVTLFDGKLVLAKSNLDSVFTLDKNNQKVYDKNISNLLKPYRNSTIGFQEDSLGSLWVFNPQEFFINVLRKTENGYQRDNLLEQSLGKYVIRGIYSDSNDKQIVWVSTTEGVLRVNMSKSEVQTDNQANFSTYIRQIKIGQDSLIFDGNFFELKKLENDSTQYTILANQPKNQVIELDFINNSIAFQVAAPFFIEEKQIQFAYFLEGLDEKWSDWTKLSVKEYNNLKEGKYTLHVKAKNYLSTESTETTYQFKVLPPWHRTTIAYILYFVFGVGLIFGSTRFYTHRLRQQNEQLENLVSERTDELYQKNAELSTQNEEIVQQRDQLDVKNQHIAEQNKNIVSSINYAKRIQTALLPMEKRIKQEIPEHFIFYKPRDIVSGDFYWIEKIEDKVIIAVSDCTGHGVPGAFMSMLGSSGLTDAVFQQNLTSPDLILTHLHNYIYSALKQSQSDNRDGMDICIVVWDKTKNQIQYAGAMNPLYYVQNEEFLQIKADKIPVGGTMAKERVYTPHTINLHVPTTIYLASDGYQDQFGGKDNRKFMTKRFRELLLEISHLPIKEQENRISQVFERWKENTHQIDDVLVMGMRIG; translated from the coding sequence ATGATAAAATATATTTACTTACTACTTTTTACTTTATTTTCCATAACCCCACTTTTTGCACAAGTGGGTACACCTCCCATGACTGGATTTGCACCCAATGAATACAATGGCGCACCAGATATTCGTGCTATTATGCAAAGCAAAAGAGGTTTTTTGTATGCTAGTTCGACAGGAGGAAACCTCTTAGAATATGATGGTATTTCTTGGAAAAGAATTGCTGTGCCTTGTTCTCATATCAATACACTTGTTGAAGATAAGAATGGAAATATATTTTTTGGAGATATGTTTTTTTCTTGTGCAGCTTATTTGCGTCCTAATAAAACAACTGGACAATGGGAAACTGTCCCAATTAATTTAGATTTGCCTGACTCTATTATTGCAGGTAATAATTTTGGTATAAGAGTTCGTCAAATAAATGGTGAAATATATTGTATTTTACGTGGTGGTGCTATAGGAAAAGATGTTTCATCAGTTTATCAGTTTAAAAATGGAAAATTTATTCCTCTTCCTTTGAAATCTGCTTCTACTTATACATTTATTACACAGAAAGGTATTTTTAATGTAAAAGCAAAAAATAAAGTAGATCTATATGATTTGAATGGAATCAAGAAAGATAGTTTGCAAATAGATATTGAAACAGAACCCTCAGAATTCTATCAATTTAATGATTATTCAGAGGATGAGATTTTATTCTTAACAGTCTTTGACAATCTTTGGAAGTATAATTTCAAGACAAAAGAAACATCATCATTTTTTCCTTCTGACGTTACACAAACACTCAAAGCTGCCCAACCTCTCAATTTTAATATTCTTACAAATGGAAATATAGCCATAGGAACAGTACAAAAAGGAGTTTTTATTGTTGATAAAAATGGAAATATCATAAAGAATATTTCTACTGCTGAAGGCTTGAGAGATAATATAGTAATGGCAACTACTCAAGACAAACAAAACCAACTTTGGACAGCTCTGTATAACGGAATAAACAGGATAGATATTAATGCCCCTTTGAGTGTATGGACAAAAGAGAATGGAATTTTGGGAAGCACAACACACAATATAGTCAAGTATAAAGATACTTATTTTGCTGCTACTATTAGTAATGTTGTTTTTTTTGATAAAAATGAAAATACATGGAAGCCTGTAAAGGGTACTAATATAGAAAATTTTATTGCTGGAATACTTACTTTATCAGACCAAAAGGAGCATTTATTTATTGGAAATATAAATGGGTTGCAAGAAGTTATAAAAGATAATAAAGAAGGCTGGATAGCAAAAAATATTATAGAATCGAATCGGCAACTTCGCTTAAGAACAGTAACAAACCATCCATCTGCTCCAAATAAAATATATGCATGGGGATTAGCTAATTTAGGATATTTCAAGTATAATGAACCTTCTAACGAACTAAAAAGAATTGAGGCTTTAGAAGGAGTGAGAGTAGTTTCTGGTCTGACACAACGTATAGAGAATTCGATTTGGACAATCGCAGTAGAAAAACAACAACCTGTAAGGATAGAATTACCTACTGAAAAAATGACTATAATTCCTTATGACACAGCATTTGTAACTCTTTTTGATGGAAAATTAGTTCTAGCAAAAAGCAATTTAGATTCTGTTTTTACTTTAGATAAAAATAATCAAAAAGTATATGATAAAAACATCAGTAACCTTTTAAAACCTTACAGAAATAGTACAATAGGGTTTCAAGAAGATAGTTTGGGTTCTTTATGGGTATTCAACCCTCAAGAATTTTTTATAAATGTATTGCGTAAAACAGAAAATGGCTATCAAAGAGATAATTTATTAGAACAATCTTTGGGAAAGTATGTAATAAGAGGAATTTATTCAGACTCTAATGACAAACAAATTGTATGGGTAAGTACAACTGAAGGTGTTCTGCGAGTAAATATGTCAAAGTCAGAGGTTCAAACAGATAATCAAGCTAATTTTTCGACTTATATTCGTCAAATAAAGATTGGACAGGATTCTCTTATTTTTGATGGGAATTTCTTTGAACTCAAAAAGTTAGAGAATGACTCTACTCAATATACTATTTTGGCAAATCAGCCCAAAAATCAAGTGATAGAACTAGATTTTATAAATAACTCTATTGCCTTTCAAGTAGCAGCACCATTTTTTATAGAGGAAAAACAAATTCAGTTTGCTTACTTTTTGGAAGGATTAGATGAAAAATGGTCAGACTGGACAAAATTAAGCGTAAAAGAATATAATAATCTGAAAGAAGGAAAATATACACTTCATGTAAAAGCTAAAAATTATTTAAGTACAGAAAGTACAGAAACAACTTATCAGTTCAAGGTACTTCCTCCTTGGCACAGAACTACCATAGCTTATATTTTGTATTTTGTATTTGGAGTGGGACTTATTTTTGGCTCAACCCGTTTCTATACACATCGTTTGCGCCAACAAAATGAACAATTAGAGAATCTAGTTTCAGAACGTACAGACGAACTTTATCAAAAAAATGCAGAACTTTCTACTCAAAATGAGGAAATTGTGCAGCAGCGTGATCAATTAGATGTCAAAAATCAACATATTGCAGAACAAAATAAAAATATCGTTTCTAGTATAAATTATGCAAAAAGAATCCAAACGGCTCTTTTACCAATGGAAAAACGTATCAAACAAGAAATTCCAGAGCATTTTATTTTCTACAAACCTCGTGATATTGTAAGTGGAGATTTTTATTGGATAGAAAAAATTGAAGATAAAGTAATTATTGCTGTTTCAGATTGTACAGGTCATGGCGTACCAGGGGCATTTATGTCTATGCTAGGAAGTAGTGGACTTACGGATGCTGTTTTTCAGCAAAACCTAACTTCTCCTGATTTGATTCTGACTCATTTGCATAATTATATCTATTCAGCCTTAAAACAAAGTCAGTCTGATAATAGAGATGGAATGGATATTTGTATTGTTGTTTGGGATAAAACAAAAAATCAAATTCAATATGCAGGTGCAATGAACCCGCTTTATTATGTTCAGAATGAAGAGTTTTTGCAAATAAAAGCAGACAAAATTCCTGTTGGAGGAACAATGGCAAAAGAAAGAGTTTATACTCCTCATACAATAAACCTACACGTTCCAACAACTATTTATTTGGCTTCTGATGGCTATCAAGACCAATTTGGAGGAAAAGATAATCGAAAGTTTATGACCAAACGATTCAGAGAACTTTTATTAGAAATTTCGCATTTACCAATAAAAGAACAAGAAAATCGTATTTCTCAAGTCTTTGAACGTTGGAAGGAAAATACACACCAAATTGATGACGTTTTGGTTATGGGAATGAGGATTGGATAG
- a CDS encoding cytochrome C oxidase subunit III: MQKQEQTNIREKKKTTLEKMEQQHPYVMMMYLGVMGIFMAFTLLMLLFFNESLIKSVSHPIKFPYAFFVSTIAIVSSSFFLEKARQQFYKDNFVKLRNNLLAVFGLGVIFLALQIVGGYELHQNKIYLEGKTAGAYLYIISAFHMIHLVGGLIYAAVLLNQYIDKTDDAVQILITVTNPFEKIKLQLLTIYWHFMDALWIAIFLGFLIALI, encoded by the coding sequence ATGCAAAAACAAGAACAAACTAATATCAGAGAGAAAAAAAAGACTACTCTTGAAAAAATGGAGCAACAACATCCCTACGTTATGATGATGTATTTGGGGGTTATGGGAATATTTATGGCTTTTACACTCCTAATGTTGCTATTTTTCAATGAATCTTTGATAAAATCTGTTAGCCATCCTATTAAGTTTCCCTATGCTTTTTTTGTTAGTACAATTGCTATTGTGAGCAGTAGTTTTTTTTTAGAAAAAGCACGTCAGCAGTTTTACAAAGATAATTTTGTAAAGTTGAGAAACAATCTTTTAGCTGTTTTTGGTTTGGGAGTTATTTTTCTAGCATTACAAATTGTGGGAGGCTATGAGTTGCACCAAAACAAAATTTATTTAGAAGGAAAAACGGCAGGTGCATATCTTTATATTATCTCAGCTTTTCATATGATTCACCTTGTTGGAGGACTTATTTATGCTGCAGTTCTTCTCAACCAATATATAGACAAAACAGATGATGCTGTTCAGATTTTGATTACAGTTACTAATCCTTTTGAAAAAATAAAATTACAACTACTTACTATTTACTGGCATTTTATGGATGCCCTTTGGATAGCCATTTTTCTAGGCTTTTTGATAGCATTGATATAA
- a CDS encoding arginine decarboxylase, with translation MVKRTSQQRYIDLINQTFYFDTPDFTVSNDELNFYGVELMPIIEKYGTPLRLTYLPKISENIRRARSHFGEAIKKLNYDADYVYCYCTKSSHFNFVMEEVLKTGAHLETSSTFDIAIVKKLHQKGLLSKDKYVVCNGFKRETYTNEIKSLWQDGFKNCIAVLDNRKEITAYEDLEVEQMQIGLRIATEEEPNFSFYTSRLGIRYKDVVEFYKKHVATNSKLKLSLLHFFVNSGIRDTVYFWSEFNKFVRAYCDLKKICPELHILDIGGGLPIKNSLGFEYDYEYMTEAIVTNIQEVCEQEGVPVPTIFSEFGSFTVGESGAMIFSVMAQKQQNDRELWYMIDGSFITHLPDTWGMGYRFITMAINNWDKEYQQVHVGGITCDSMDYYDSESHVSKLMLPKFTRGTEQYIGFFHTGAYQESLGGYGGIQHCLIPNSQHVIIDRDEQGNITTELFRKEQTAEQVLDILGY, from the coding sequence ATGGTAAAACGCACTTCTCAACAACGCTATATTGACCTTATCAACCAAACTTTTTATTTTGATACACCTGATTTTACAGTTTCGAACGACGAGCTTAATTTTTATGGTGTTGAGCTTATGCCAATTATTGAAAAATACGGAACGCCTTTGCGCCTTACTTATTTGCCAAAAATTAGCGAAAACATACGAAGGGCAAGAAGTCATTTTGGGGAAGCTATCAAGAAATTGAATTATGATGCCGATTACGTATATTGTTATTGCACGAAATCTTCGCACTTCAATTTCGTAATGGAAGAGGTTTTGAAAACAGGAGCGCACCTTGAAACCTCTTCTACTTTTGATATTGCTATTGTCAAAAAGCTACATCAAAAAGGACTATTGAGTAAAGATAAATATGTAGTTTGTAATGGTTTTAAGAGAGAGACTTATACCAATGAAATAAAATCACTTTGGCAAGATGGATTCAAAAATTGTATTGCTGTTTTGGATAATCGAAAAGAAATAACAGCCTATGAAGATTTAGAGGTAGAACAAATGCAAATCGGTCTTCGTATCGCAACAGAAGAAGAACCTAATTTTTCATTTTATACTTCTCGTTTGGGGATTCGTTATAAAGATGTCGTTGAATTTTATAAAAAACATGTAGCTACAAATTCAAAATTAAAACTTAGTTTGTTGCACTTTTTTGTTAATTCTGGTATTCGTGATACAGTTTATTTTTGGAGTGAATTTAATAAGTTTGTTCGTGCCTATTGTGATTTGAAAAAAATCTGTCCAGAGCTTCATATTTTGGATATTGGTGGTGGTCTGCCTATCAAAAACTCACTTGGTTTTGAGTACGATTATGAATACATGACAGAGGCGATTGTAACAAATATTCAAGAAGTTTGTGAGCAAGAAGGTGTTCCTGTTCCTACTATTTTTTCTGAATTTGGAAGTTTTACGGTCGGAGAAAGTGGCGCAATGATTTTTTCTGTAATGGCTCAAAAACAGCAAAATGACCGTGAACTTTGGTATATGATTGATGGTTCATTTATCACACATTTGCCTGATACATGGGGAATGGGTTATCGCTTTATTACGATGGCAATCAATAATTGGGACAAAGAATATCAGCAAGTTCATGTGGGTGGAATTACTTGTGATAGTATGGATTATTACGATTCAGAATCGCACGTCTCGAAGCTAATGTTACCTAAATTTACACGAGGAACAGAACAGTATATCGGTTTTTTCCATACTGGCGCATATCAAGAAAGTTTGGGAGGTTATGGAGGAATCCAACATTGCTTAATTCCAAATTCTCAACATGTAATTATTGATAGAGATGAACAAGGAAATATAACTACTGAACTCTTTAGAAAAGAACAAACAGCAGAGCAGGTTTTAGATATTTTGGGGTATTGA
- a CDS encoding DoxX family protein: protein MQKTIEGILSILVAVILVQTLYFKFGAAPESVWIFSKLNAEPSGRYLAGFLELIVAILILIPKTRRIGALGAIVIMLGAITSHIFILGIRVQGDKGLLFALACITLACAISVLIMRTIRKKR from the coding sequence ATGCAAAAAACAATTGAAGGTATTTTATCTATTTTGGTAGCTGTGATTCTTGTTCAGACCCTTTATTTTAAATTTGGTGCAGCTCCCGAATCTGTGTGGATTTTTTCTAAACTTAATGCAGAACCTTCAGGAAGATATTTAGCTGGTTTTCTTGAGCTTATTGTAGCCATTCTGATTTTAATTCCCAAAACTCGTCGTATTGGAGCTTTGGGGGCAATTGTAATTATGTTAGGAGCAATTACTTCTCATATTTTTATTTTAGGAATCCGTGTACAAGGCGACAAAGGACTTTTATTTGCTCTCGCTTGTATTACACTTGCCTGTGCTATCAGCGTATTGATTATGCGAACCATCCGAAAAAAACGCTAA
- a CDS encoding S8 family serine peptidase, with protein sequence MENFDFLYPLAYGGLLLSAAVYFFLKERQHAAGFARNSFFVSSLLYVLSLFFNDGGLMYDLLGVLTPDLAILTVVILIFNRLAPRPKVLYFTIFAVIAGLKLFFFDAGREAAVNYFETGSMCGMESNEAKTIIGDKEPATLPSNLSSNGELLLDLNMTNKDDIVPILEKYNMSIRRAFPNLKHDEYSELEEYYILDIPTFQLKNIDVIIGELQESGAIDYLERNEILELPTNPTTSFDVAPNKPSFGINDPNLKDLWGFEKMGVAEMYASLKEQKPKKKAKIVILDTGVEADHEDITANYLSIEKKSDYDKLGHGTHCAGIAAAVTNNGKGIASFSPNSEFVTVSSVKVLNDAGFGSQETVLAGIIKAADSGADVISLSLGGPSNDSHQKAYSEAVKYANAAGAIVVVAAGNSNKNAKDFSPANADGVITVSAISPDLSIAPFSNHVQDMEMGIAAPGVQIFSTYPKGKYKFLNGTSMATPYVAGLLGVMKALNPELDTKTAYQILKETGKELDAGNKAGNFIQADKAINAVLEQE encoded by the coding sequence ATGGAAAATTTCGATTTCTTATATCCTTTGGCGTATGGTGGACTTCTGCTCTCAGCAGCCGTTTACTTCTTCCTCAAGGAACGCCAACACGCAGCAGGTTTTGCAAGAAACAGCTTTTTTGTTTCTTCTCTACTCTATGTCCTTTCGCTATTCTTCAATGATGGTGGGCTTATGTACGACCTTTTAGGCGTTCTTACTCCAGATTTGGCAATTCTTACTGTCGTAATTTTGATTTTTAACCGTCTTGCACCTCGTCCTAAAGTTCTTTACTTCACTATTTTTGCTGTTATTGCAGGATTGAAGTTATTCTTTTTTGATGCAGGAAGAGAAGCTGCCGTAAATTATTTTGAAACAGGTTCTATGTGTGGAATGGAATCAAATGAAGCTAAAACTATCATTGGCGATAAAGAACCTGCTACTTTGCCTTCTAACTTATCTTCAAATGGTGAGCTTCTTTTAGATTTGAATATGACCAATAAAGATGATATTGTTCCAATTTTGGAAAAATATAATATGTCTATTCGTAGAGCTTTTCCTAATTTAAAGCACGATGAGTATTCTGAATTAGAAGAATATTATATTTTAGATATTCCTACTTTCCAATTAAAAAATATTGATGTAATCATTGGAGAGCTTCAAGAATCGGGTGCAATAGATTATTTAGAAAGAAATGAAATCTTAGAGCTTCCAACAAATCCAACTACTTCTTTTGATGTAGCTCCAAACAAACCTTCTTTTGGAATCAATGACCCTAACTTAAAAGACCTTTGGGGATTTGAAAAAATGGGAGTAGCAGAAATGTATGCTTCTTTGAAAGAACAAAAGCCTAAGAAAAAAGCAAAGATTGTTATCTTAGATACAGGCGTAGAAGCTGACCACGAGGATATTACTGCAAATTACCTTTCTATCGAAAAGAAAAGTGATTATGACAAACTAGGACACGGAACGCATTGTGCAGGAATTGCAGCAGCAGTAACAAATAATGGAAAAGGAATCGCTTCTTTTTCTCCAAATTCAGAATTTGTAACTGTTTCTAGTGTTAAAGTATTAAATGATGCTGGTTTTGGTTCTCAAGAAACTGTTTTGGCAGGAATTATTAAGGCAGCAGATTCAGGAGCAGACGTAATTTCACTTTCTCTAGGAGGGCCTTCAAACGATTCTCATCAGAAAGCTTATTCAGAAGCTGTAAAGTATGCAAATGCAGCAGGTGCAATTGTTGTAGTGGCAGCAGGAAATTCTAATAAAAATGCGAAAGATTTTTCTCCAGCAAATGCAGATGGTGTGATTACGGTTTCTGCTATTTCGCCTGATTTGAGTATTGCTCCTTTTTCTAATCATGTACAAGATATGGAAATGGGAATTGCAGCTCCAGGAGTTCAGATTTTTTCTACCTATCCTAAAGGAAAATACAAATTCTTGAATGGTACTTCGATGGCAACTCCTTATGTAGCTGGTCTTTTGGGTGTGATGAAAGCATTAAACCCAGAACTAGATACAAAAACTGCTTATCAAATATTGAAAGAAACTGGGAAAGAATTAGATGCTGGAAACAAAGCTGGTAATTTTATTCAAGCTGACAAAGCAATTAATGCAGTTTTGGAACAAGAATAA
- a CDS encoding oligopeptide:H+ symporter, which produces MATEGIPVKPDKDAFEGDLQELFGHPKGLFYLFFAEMWERFSFYGMRALLTLYMTKVLFFGDANGETISITIYAAYGALVYATPFIGGMIADKLLGYRKAIMLGGILMAVGHFVLAIENDIAFYAALALIIVGNGFFKPNISSFVGTLYKEGDARRDAGFTIFYMGINVGAAAAPLVCGWLGETYGWHWGFGAAGVGMLLGLGAFWNGTQGNVFGAQGYPPEGKGTLKQMVESIVYLGAFISVPVFTFLMWKNEYVSWILYAALAVSIAYVIFIFTKVSKEEAQRVFVVCLLTFFITVFWSFFEQSGSSLTLFADNNVNLVWLNASQTNFINPAFIVIFAIIFSTMWVQLSKKGLNPITPIKFALGIAQLGLGFLIFAFAIRYVDASAKVPMIFLVLGYLFMTTGELFISPVGLSKVTELTPKQYVGFMMGVWFLSSAFAHHIAGIIANLTAGGGNDAGVVSEPTFIDALIEMVTGISVEQASEFSEGMEKLYTYSTVFSQVGFAAIGFAIFALILSPWMKKWMHGIK; this is translated from the coding sequence GTTTGGACATCCGAAAGGACTTTTTTATCTCTTTTTTGCAGAAATGTGGGAACGATTCAGTTTTTATGGAATGCGTGCATTATTGACACTTTACATGACAAAAGTCTTGTTTTTTGGAGATGCAAATGGAGAAACAATATCAATTACTATTTATGCAGCTTATGGCGCTTTAGTATATGCTACACCATTTATTGGTGGAATGATAGCTGATAAATTACTAGGGTATCGTAAGGCTATTATGCTGGGTGGTATTTTGATGGCAGTCGGACACTTTGTTTTGGCAATAGAAAATGATATTGCTTTTTATGCTGCTTTGGCATTGATTATTGTAGGAAATGGATTTTTTAAACCCAATATTTCTTCTTTTGTAGGTACACTTTATAAAGAGGGTGATGCTAGACGTGATGCAGGTTTTACTATCTTCTACATGGGTATCAATGTAGGTGCTGCTGCTGCTCCTCTAGTTTGTGGTTGGTTAGGCGAAACCTACGGTTGGCACTGGGGATTTGGTGCTGCAGGTGTAGGAATGTTGTTAGGTTTAGGAGCTTTTTGGAATGGAACACAAGGTAATGTTTTTGGAGCGCAAGGTTATCCACCAGAAGGTAAAGGAACATTAAAGCAAATGGTAGAATCTATTGTTTACTTAGGTGCTTTTATATCTGTTCCTGTTTTTACATTTTTGATGTGGAAAAATGAATATGTTTCTTGGATTTTGTATGCTGCTCTTGCTGTAAGTATTGCTTATGTAATCTTTATTTTTACGAAAGTTTCAAAAGAAGAGGCTCAACGTGTCTTTGTAGTTTGTTTACTGACCTTTTTTATTACAGTCTTTTGGTCATTTTTTGAGCAAAGTGGTAGTTCTCTAACTCTTTTTGCTGATAACAATGTAAATCTTGTTTGGCTTAATGCTTCACAAACAAACTTTATCAATCCAGCATTTATTGTCATATTTGCCATTATTTTCTCTACTATGTGGGTACAGCTTTCTAAAAAAGGACTCAACCCTATTACGCCAATAAAATTTGCTTTAGGAATTGCTCAACTTGGTTTAGGGTTCTTAATATTTGCTTTTGCCATTCGCTATGTAGATGCTAGTGCGAAAGTTCCTATGATATTCTTAGTATTAGGTTATTTATTTATGACAACAGGAGAGTTATTTATCTCCCCAGTAGGACTTTCTAAAGTAACTGAACTTACACCTAAACAATATGTAGGTTTTATGATGGGAGTTTGGTTCTTGTCATCTGCTTTTGCTCACCATATTGCAGGTATTATTGCAAACCTTACAGCAGGTGGTGGAAATGATGCAGGAGTAGTTTCTGAACCTACTTTTATTGATGCACTTATAGAAATGGTTACAGGAATTTCGGTAGAACAAGCATCTGAATTTAGTGAAGGAATGGAGAAACTCTATACTTATTCTACTGTATTTTCTCAAGTAGGATTTGCAGCAATTGGATTTGCTATCTTTGCGCTTATTCTTTCTCCTTGGATGAAAAAATGGATGCACGGAATTAAATAA